TAGATTATATCTGGCATTTGTGGATGGAACACTTTGTCATTTGTCGAAAATAAAAACGAAAAAGAGGCTGGTCTTACATACCAGAAGGAGATGTAATACACCCATTCCCAACCCTTTCCTTACTCAGCCCACTCAACCTTTCTCTTATCTTTCGGTCAGGTTCGGCAATCCGCAGACCATTATCCCAGTCATCCTGGTCCTTCCCAAAAAACTTATCGTGTGCATCACGGAAACCATCTTGTGGATAGAATTGTCACAAGATCAGTAAAATTTATGTTGTAATATCTATTGGAGTATTTATGACTATCAAACGGTACCCGGGAAAGGCATTTGGCCGCAGCAAGTCCGTTGAGCACAATGGCATCGTCTATACGGTTGTCATCGCACCGGACGTGTCTGCAGATTTCAAGGGCCAGACCCAGCAGGTGCTCGAACAGTTGGATGCGAATCTCGCCGAGGCTGGAACCGATAAGTCTTGTCTTCTTTCCGTCACGATTTATATCACGGATATGTCAAAGAAACCCATCCTGAACGAGGTTTGGGACGCCTGGATTGGTCCCTACAATTGGCCCCAGCGCGCCTGTGTGGAGGTTAAGCTGGAGGGAGATACGCTTGTAGAGATGGTCGTGATTGCTGCGAAATAGGTGGTGCAGTGGAAAAAAATAATGAGTGAAGACAAGGTTGTTGAAAAAACAAAAATGCCTGCTACGATTGAATCGTTGCAGACAGATCTTCGCGCGCTTGGTGTTAGGCCGGGGATGGTCGTGTTGGTGCATTCGTCTTTGAGTGCTATGGGATGGGTGTGCGGAGGAGCCGTGGCGGTTGTCACCGCGCTTCAGAAAGTTCTGGGTTCTACGGGAACGCTTGTGATGCCCGCCCATTCATCCGGTCTGAGCGAGCCGAGCAAGTGGGAAAGTCCTCCTGTGCCCGAGTCGTGGTGGCCGGTGATACGCGAGACTATGCCGGCTTACGATCCGGCGCTTACACCAACTCGTGCTATGGGGATTATTGCGGAGACATTTCGCAAGCAGAGAAGGGTTCTCCGCAGTTCACATCCGCTGGACTCATTTTGCGCGTATGGGCCTCAAGCGTCGTATATTGTAAATGATCATTCACTATCTTTTGGCATGGGTGAGCATTCGCCGCTTGCGAGAATCTACGATTTGCACGGTTTTGTCCTGCTTCTTGGCGTAGGTCACGGAAATAATACGTCTATGCACCTTGCAGAATATCGGGCGAATTTTTCTACCAAACGCATTGTGCAGGAGGGCGCTCCGATCTCTGCGTCGGGTTTAAGGACCTGGGCTA
This region of Gemmatimonadota bacterium genomic DNA includes:
- a CDS encoding RidA family protein encodes the protein MTIKRYPGKAFGRSKSVEHNGIVYTVVIAPDVSADFKGQTQQVLEQLDANLAEAGTDKSCLLSVTIYITDMSKKPILNEVWDAWIGPYNWPQRACVEVKLEGDTLVEMVVIAAK
- a CDS encoding AAC(3) family N-acetyltransferase; protein product: MSEDKVVEKTKMPATIESLQTDLRALGVRPGMVVLVHSSLSAMGWVCGGAVAVVTALQKVLGSTGTLVMPAHSSGLSEPSKWESPPVPESWWPVIRETMPAYDPALTPTRAMGIIAETFRKQRRVLRSSHPLDSFCAYGPQASYIVNDHSLSFGMGEHSPLARIYDLHGFVLLLGVGHGNNTSMHLAEYRANFSTKRIVQEGAPISASGLRTWATFEDVDIDSSDFDRIGEDFLRSDTGNVVRHGKVGLASCQLMPQRDVVDFTVDWLEENRSK